The Toxorhynchites rutilus septentrionalis strain SRP chromosome 3, ASM2978413v1, whole genome shotgun sequence genome includes a region encoding these proteins:
- the LOC129773784 gene encoding uncharacterized protein K02A2.6-like, whose product MAQMNPEFMEALSAMIAQALKASIAGAIDQVNAGQQVPAGDAAAPSPKVPPFTMPEYRPSEGTSVADYFNRFEWALQLSHIPEAQFAPFARVHMGAELNNALKFLVTPRDPAEIPYTELRNTLVNHFDRAKNKFVESVKFRHIVQQKDETVAQFVLRLKQARDICDEIIAKNPETFNAAYDIAHMLEATRNTTREVNTFTQLTYSEATNKLGYEKPRAKKPQPYHPTTSSHREQQENKSDDRYRTKSHPNNAGGSGSCNGCGGQHLRSQCRFRDVTCNVCNKKGHIAKVCRSGKSKSQYSSTDQVQTHENPASEVDLIQSLSKIHNVSSTGKKMINVAIDGHRLQMELDTGAPCGIIAESTLKRIKPKFSLLPTDRQFSSYTGHIINCLGRLPVHVSIGSTTRRLNLYIVSGESDSLFGREWIAQFADEINLNRIFSSNTSVNSLTSTELTPDQATHLSTLLDNFDSIFSDVPGKLIGPSAKIHLKPNVSPVFVKARDVPLALRDRYAAEIDKKLALGFYEKVDYSEWASPTHIVVKKNGNIRITGNYKPTVNPRMIIDEHPIPKIETIFNKMKGAALFCHLDVTDAYTHLPIDNEFRHVLTLNTTTHGLIRPTRAVYGAANIPAIWQRRMESVLHGLDNVVSFYDDIIVLHETSTSFC is encoded by the exons ATGGCTCAAATGAATCCCGAATTTATGGAGGCGCTATCCGCAATGATCGCGCAAGCACTCAAAGCATCCATCGCGGGTGCCATCGATCAGGTCAATGCTGGTCAACAGGTTCCGGCCGGAGACGCTGCTGCTCCATCGCCGAAAGTACCACCGTTCACAATGCCAGAGTACCGTCCATCCGAAGGAACGTCCGTCGCTGATTACTTCAACCGATTCGAGTGGGCATTGCAGCTGAGTCACATTCCAGAAGCCCAGTTTGCACCCTTTGCACGAGTTCACATGGGAGCTGAACTCAATAACGCTTTGAAATTCCTTGTTACACCCCGTGATCCTGCTGAGATTCCCTATACCGAGTTACGTAACACCCTGGTCAACCACTTCGATCGTGCGAAAAATAAATTCGTCGAGAGCGTCAAATTCAGACACATCGTACAGCAAAAGGACGAAACCGTCGCACAGTTCGTTCTTCGTTTGAAGCAAG CACGAGATATCTGTGACGAAATCATCGCGAAAAACCCGGAAACGTTCAACGCTGCGTACGACATCGCCCACATGCTGGAAGCAACCCGGAACACGACACGAGAAGTCAACACGTTCACACAATTGACGTATTCAGAAGCTACTAACAAACTTGGCTACGAGAAGCCGAGAGCTAAGAAACCCCAACCTTATCATCCCACGACATCCTCTCACCGGGAACAACAAGAAAATAAATCAGACGACAGATATCGAACCAAAAGTCACCCGAACAATGCTGGTGGATCAGGTTCCTGCAACGGCTGTGGTGGACAGCATCTGCGGAGTCAATGTCGTTTCCGTGACGTCACGTGCAACGTCTGTAACAAGAAGGGCCACATAGCCAAAGTCTGCCGATCAGGAAAATCGAAGTCCCAATACTCTTCCACCGATCAGGTTCAAACTCATGAAAATCCAGCTTCAGAAGTCGACTTGATACAGTCACTGAGTAAAATCCACAATGTTTCTTCAACCGGAAAGAAAATGATCAACGTCGCAATCGACGGTCACCGCTTGCAAATGGAACTAGATACAGGAGCACCGTGTGGAATCATTGCTGAATCGACGCTGAAAAGAATCAAACCGAAGTTTTCTCTGCTACCAACAGACAGACAGTTCTCAAGTTATACTGGTCATATCATCAACTGTCTCGGTCGTCTTCCTGTGCATGTATCCATCGGATCTACAACGCGCAGACTGAATTTGTACATTGTGTCCGGAGAGTCCGACTCTCTCTTTGGGCGTGAATGGATTGCGCAATTCGCTGACGAAATTAATCTGAATCGAATCTTCTCTTCAAACACATCCGTCAATTCACTTACGAGCACTGAACTTACTCCGGATCAAGCAACGCATCTGTCGACTTTACTGGACAACTTTGATAGCATCTTCAGCGATGTTCCAGGAAAGCTCATAGGACCATCAGCGAAAATTCATCTAAAACCTAATGTATCTCCAGTTTTCGTGAAAGCACGAGACGTACCTCTCGCACTACGTGATCGATATGCAGCGGAGATCGACAAAAAACTCGCTTTAGGATTCTACGAAAAAGTAGACTATTCCGAGTGGGCATCGCCGACCCATATCGTTGTAAAGAAAAATGGGAACATCCGAATCACCGGTAACTATAAACCGACTGTCAACCCAAGGATGATAATTGACGAACATCCGATACCGAAAATTGAAACGATCTTCAACAAAATGAAGGGAGCTGCTTTGTTTTGTCACCTCGACGTAACCGATGCTTACACGCACCTTCCAATCGACAATGAGTTTCGCCATGTACTTACCCTCAACACTACGACGCATGGGCTCATTCGTCCCACAAGAGCTGTATACGGAGCTGCTAATATACCAGCTATTTGGCAACGACGCATGGAGTCCGTTCTTCATGGATTAGATAACGTCGTCAGCTTCTACGACGACATTATCGTTTTGCACGAAACTTCGACGAGCTTCTGCTAG